One window from the genome of Commensalibacter oyaizuii encodes:
- the rpsT gene encoding 30S ribosomal protein S20, which produces MANIASARKRIRQTLKRTERNKARKSRVRTFVKKVEEALLAGNKEDALVALRNAQPELQRACGKGIMHKNTAARKISRLSSKIKKLASA; this is translated from the coding sequence ATGGCGAATATCGCATCTGCGCGTAAGCGTATACGTCAAACTTTGAAACGCACTGAACGAAACAAAGCTCGTAAGTCAAGGGTGCGTACATTTGTTAAAAAAGTTGAAGAAGCACTTTTAGCTGGCAATAAAGAAGACGCATTAGTTGCGCTTCGCAATGCTCAACCAGAACTACAAAGAGCTTGTGGTAAGGGGATCATGCACAAAAATACAGCTGCACGCAAAATCTCCCGTTTATCCAGCAAAATTAAAAAATTAGCTTCTGCTTAA